The genomic window TGGGAAACAAACTTCTGGTAAAGTTCCGGATCGTAACGGCCTCCGTTTTGGAAGATGGGCAGATGCTGGATAAACTGGACCACCTCTTCATCCGTGACTTTGTCTTTCCACGTTTTGGCTTTTGTTAAAAAAATCAGGCGGTTCCAGGCCATCACACGAACCAGTTCTGTAGGTACGCTTCGTTGGGCCAGATCCGGATTCATGGCCATGGCTAAAGAGACCGCCTGCTCAGAAAGGCGGAATTCTTCAGCGCTTACCGCCCGACCTTCAATCTTTCCCACGGAAGCCTCCCGCAAATGCACCAAGGACGGGAGATTAAAGAAAAAAAGAAAGGAAAGTCCAATGGCGACAAAAACCGCCAGTGAAAGAGAGGGCCGGTTACGAAAAAGTTGGACGAATTCTTTGAGCATCGTTTCGATGGATGGGCAGTCCGGACGCTTGAAACCGGTCGGGTCAACCCAACGCTTCGGTCCCTCCTCCCGGCTTCACACGCACGCCCTAAGGATCACAAGATAGAAACGTCATGCAGGTAACCAAATTTCTTCCAAAGGACCTCTTGGCGAGAATCCAAAACAGGAAAAATCCTGCGCTTGTCATCCTTTGGAGTGCAAGCTTTCTCTCCGGCTTCCTTTTGGTCCTTTCTTTTCCTCCGTTTTCCTTCACCTGGCTCAGCTGGGTTTGTCTCATCCCTTACCTTGTAGCCGTTTCTCTCTTTGCCGGCAAAGCCCGTGCATGTTGGGCTTCGGGATATGGATTAGGCCTGATCTTCTTCGGTGGTACCCTCTGGTGGATTGGACATGTGACCGTAGCCGGGACCTTGGCTCTGGTCCTGTATCTGTCGCTCTATCCAGCTTTTTTTGGATGGGCTGCTGTTCGCTCCTTGGGTCGGTCCTTGCAGGAGCCCGATCTGGGTTCCCTTTGGATGACTGCGGGCGAGCTCGCTAGCCTGTGGGTCGTTTTGGAGTGGATCCGAGGCTGGATGTTGACAGGGTTCCCCTGGAATTGGCTTGGATCGGCTCTCTATCCCTTCCTTCATCTTCGCCAGGGTGCAAGCCTGGGAGGGGTTCTTTTGCTTTCCTGGCTGCTTGTTTTTACCAACGCTCTGGCCGCCGTTGTCTTAAGTTCCCGATGGCGAAAGGGCGTATCTCTCCCCCACTCGATCCTTTGGGTAAAGCTAGGGGGTCTTCTTTGCCTCTGGGGAAGCCTCTGGCTTTATGGGGCTTGGTGGAAAGATGCCTTGCCGAAAGGACCCGAGAAAACGATCACCCTTCTTGCCATCCAACCCAACATTCCACAAGTCGTGGATCGGCCGTTTCCTGAAGACCAAGCATTTGCGAAAATGCTCGCAGTCACACAAAAAGCGCTCTCAGCTCATCCCAAGCCAGATCTTCTTATCTGGCCGGAAACCCCAATTGGAAATCCCCTGGTCCAAGCGAACGGGCTTTGGAGCGGTGTTCAAAGGGTCTGGGAAAGCAACCAAGGTTTCTTTCTCCTGGGATCCGTAGAAGTCGATGGAGGCAAAGTATACAACTCGGCCTTTCTCCTGGCTCCCC from Candidatus Methylacidithermus pantelleriae includes these protein-coding regions:
- the lnt gene encoding apolipoprotein N-acyltransferase, which translates into the protein MQVTKFLPKDLLARIQNRKNPALVILWSASFLSGFLLVLSFPPFSFTWLSWVCLIPYLVAVSLFAGKARACWASGYGLGLIFFGGTLWWIGHVTVAGTLALVLYLSLYPAFFGWAAVRSLGRSLQEPDLGSLWMTAGELASLWVVLEWIRGWMLTGFPWNWLGSALYPFLHLRQGASLGGVLLLSWLLVFTNALAAVVLSSRWRKGVSLPHSILWVKLGGLLCLWGSLWLYGAWWKDALPKGPEKTITLLAIQPNIPQVVDRPFPEDQAFAKMLAVTQKALSAHPKPDLLIWPETPIGNPLVQANGLWSGVQRVWESNQGFFLLGSVEVDGGKVYNSAFLLAPPSQPTFWRYRKNHLVMFGEYIPLGNVFPFLRQLVPYTIDFTPGQTPSIFPLSPYQVRLAPLICFEDTLPSYVRSVALLGPDFFVNLTNDGWFHQSPGAWQHLANAIFRAVECDRVLFQCANTGITAWVNQDGTIREMLRDSQGKSLAIEGFLAARVSWHTPRKTLYLHLGDWIVVLSAAWILSSAGLRAHREGSVR